One genomic window of Paraburkholderia phytofirmans PsJN includes the following:
- a CDS encoding capsular polysaccharide export protein, LipB/KpsS family has product MKTKVVTLVYYHPMARFFCAIEDAWKQLDPNVEFLHLAVFPSAWAYFRLHGRATKALSWKAFLTRSKDRSTDPDVISALIRFHSSDPGMTDPQRDALNRQARAMLEVSRSVIEQFDPDVAILSGDTRLPAEVLMRTLADSRATTWFFEQGPYRTTLLDREGVNANCSFRTALAYLPAAGPELVVPNQRPRWNNRLYSMVDKFIVAQSRLTGLLPPDLRPYRLEKCPSSRYKALVRKSDTVSDRRKTLLLAMQVPEDANNIYHNPLQLSDAGLIEFVMSGIPPDWKVVVREHPLYRRKYSAAFYALVERLERIELSGRSLSDDIARTCITVTVNSLTGLDAFAAGHRVIVLGESFYDHLNGILPARTPAELGHLVEHPTDRSKPAPNMLLGALVDRYFFPGHFTDVDLGYTRGIAARVMESLRVETR; this is encoded by the coding sequence GGTTTACTACCATCCCATGGCGCGCTTCTTCTGCGCGATAGAGGATGCATGGAAGCAGCTGGATCCCAATGTGGAATTTCTCCACCTAGCGGTTTTCCCAAGTGCGTGGGCGTACTTCCGGTTGCATGGGCGTGCGACCAAGGCGCTGTCATGGAAGGCATTTCTGACAAGGTCAAAGGATCGTTCGACTGACCCGGACGTGATATCGGCTCTGATCCGCTTCCACTCGTCCGATCCGGGCATGACCGATCCGCAACGGGACGCACTCAACCGCCAGGCGCGGGCGATGCTTGAAGTGAGCCGATCGGTGATCGAGCAATTCGATCCGGACGTAGCCATTCTCAGTGGCGATACACGCTTGCCGGCCGAAGTGTTGATGCGCACACTGGCCGATTCGCGCGCAACGACGTGGTTCTTCGAGCAGGGGCCGTACCGCACGACGCTACTGGATCGCGAGGGCGTCAACGCGAATTGTTCGTTCCGGACGGCCCTTGCCTATCTGCCCGCCGCGGGTCCTGAGTTGGTCGTACCTAACCAGCGCCCGAGATGGAACAATCGTCTCTACTCGATGGTCGACAAGTTTATCGTTGCGCAGTCCCGGCTTACCGGCTTGCTGCCGCCCGATCTCCGTCCGTATCGGCTGGAGAAGTGTCCGTCTTCACGTTACAAGGCATTGGTGCGCAAATCAGACACCGTGTCCGACAGGCGAAAGACGCTCCTTCTCGCCATGCAGGTGCCCGAGGACGCGAACAACATCTATCACAATCCACTTCAGCTCAGCGATGCCGGACTGATCGAGTTCGTCATGTCGGGTATCCCACCCGACTGGAAAGTCGTCGTCCGTGAACATCCGCTGTACCGCCGCAAATATAGCGCGGCATTCTATGCGCTGGTGGAGCGTCTGGAGAGAATCGAACTCAGCGGCCGGTCGCTATCCGATGATATTGCCCGCACATGCATAACGGTCACGGTCAACTCGCTGACGGGACTCGACGCCTTCGCGGCCGGCCACAGGGTCATCGTGCTCGGCGAATCGTTTTACGATCATCTCAACGGAATCCTGCCGGCCCGGACGCCCGCTGAACTCGGGCATCTGGTCGAACATCCCACCGACAGGTCGAAGCCCGCGCCGAATATGTTGCTTGGCGCACTAGTCGACCGGTACTTCTTCCCCGGCCACTTCACCGATGTCGATCTCGGCTATACGCGCGGTATCGCCGCGCGCGTAATGGAGTCGCTCCGAGTTGAGACTCGATAA
- a CDS encoding lipopolysaccharide biosynthesis protein yields MRLDKTDMTPTGLPRSPTILKRIASSFVFRLSGAVTNFSFVIFLGRYLGASQTGLYMIGLGFLSVLSTFCRLGLEQIVIRDGGPMVRDRQWAQLRSLYRQTMLLAAAASLALTLTVILLSTPLALYVFHKQELASVLVWFAVALLPTSIAMMHVPFLQIIGKPERSIAVFSVWVPLLSFLSLFCMPPSSAVTAAYIFVGASTVNLAIAYIPFGRFMRSAGGLPGPIGPLWNVRLLRPALPLLIGNTCQMALLWIAVFAVGIHSSPSDVGGYSVAQRVALTLSGFLVPPIDALVGPRLSMMRGTSSKHDIEWIVQRVSAALLILVSGLFVVLVVSGHQLLRLFGNDFGAGYGPLLFLSAGQLAVVASGSIRPLLVVHGLERVIRNAMVIATLACIALAAILVPTLGATGAALATALALAGEKLAEGLVAWKVLGICVYPSLSFYRREIATLLKHHAKRTQTE; encoded by the coding sequence TTGAGACTCGATAAAACAGATATGACGCCAACCGGACTTCCGCGCTCGCCGACCATTCTCAAACGTATTGCGTCGAGTTTCGTCTTCAGGCTATCGGGCGCGGTGACGAATTTCTCGTTCGTGATCTTCCTCGGGCGTTACCTCGGCGCGTCGCAGACGGGTCTCTACATGATTGGCCTAGGGTTTCTGTCGGTGCTGTCGACATTCTGCCGTCTCGGCCTCGAACAGATCGTCATTCGCGACGGCGGCCCGATGGTGCGTGATCGTCAGTGGGCACAGCTACGATCCTTGTACCGCCAAACCATGCTTCTCGCCGCTGCTGCGAGTCTCGCCCTGACGCTTACGGTCATTCTTCTATCGACACCCCTTGCACTGTATGTTTTTCACAAGCAGGAACTTGCCTCTGTATTGGTGTGGTTCGCAGTAGCATTGTTACCCACTTCGATCGCGATGATGCACGTGCCGTTTCTGCAGATCATCGGCAAGCCGGAAAGAAGTATTGCCGTTTTCAGCGTCTGGGTGCCGCTCCTCTCGTTTCTTTCACTGTTCTGCATGCCGCCGTCGAGCGCGGTGACGGCGGCATATATCTTCGTCGGCGCATCGACCGTCAACCTTGCCATTGCGTACATTCCCTTCGGTAGATTCATGCGTAGCGCCGGTGGACTCCCCGGCCCAATCGGCCCGCTCTGGAACGTCCGCTTGCTTCGACCGGCACTGCCGCTGCTGATCGGCAACACCTGCCAGATGGCGCTGCTCTGGATTGCGGTTTTCGCCGTGGGGATCCACTCTTCTCCCTCTGACGTAGGCGGATATTCGGTCGCACAACGCGTTGCGCTGACACTATCGGGATTTCTCGTCCCACCTATCGACGCGCTAGTCGGGCCCAGACTCTCGATGATGCGCGGCACTTCCAGCAAGCACGATATCGAGTGGATCGTTCAACGCGTGTCGGCTGCGCTGCTGATCCTCGTATCGGGTCTCTTCGTCGTATTGGTCGTGTCAGGTCACCAACTGTTGCGGCTGTTTGGCAATGACTTCGGGGCAGGTTACGGCCCACTCCTCTTCTTGAGCGCGGGACAACTCGCCGTGGTCGCAAGCGGTTCGATACGTCCTTTACTGGTCGTTCACGGACTCGAAAGAGTCATCCGCAATGCGATGGTGATTGCGACCCTGGCGTGCATAGCCCTTGCCGCGATTCTCGTGCCGACGCTTGGCGCAACCGGCGCGGCACTCGCTACCGCGCTTGCACTGGCAGGCGAAAAACTCGCGGAGGGACTTGTGGCATGGAAGGTTCTAGGTATCTGCGTCTACCCGTCGCTGTCGTTCTACCGGCGTGAGATCGCCACGCTCCTGAAGCACCACGCCAAACGCACACAAACGGAATAG
- a CDS encoding acyltransferase yields MNIGIFFKVRNRLRTSLQGLIYPFFFARFGARSRILRPIRIDGSDNIAIGTDVFVNNFAWIETIRAFSVQPRLDIRDRVYIGNSAHIIVTHSIEIGCDVLIADRVYVADYIHGYEDIHTPVKTQDLIQRRPVNIGDGSWIGENVVILGARIGRHCVIGANAVVTSDIPDFCVAVGAPARVVRHWHPDRKQWLKGAPSARAACSASVTNEINHA; encoded by the coding sequence GTGAACATAGGCATCTTCTTCAAGGTTCGAAATCGGCTCAGGACGTCACTTCAGGGGCTGATCTATCCGTTCTTCTTCGCACGGTTCGGGGCACGTTCCCGCATTCTCAGGCCAATCCGGATCGACGGATCGGACAACATCGCGATTGGCACCGACGTATTCGTTAACAATTTCGCATGGATCGAGACGATTCGCGCGTTCTCCGTGCAACCCCGACTCGATATCCGGGACCGCGTTTACATCGGCAACAGCGCGCACATTATTGTCACCCACTCGATCGAGATCGGATGCGACGTACTGATCGCCGATCGAGTCTATGTCGCCGACTATATTCACGGATACGAAGACATCCACACACCAGTCAAGACGCAAGACCTGATTCAGCGCCGCCCGGTCAACATCGGCGACGGCTCGTGGATCGGCGAGAACGTCGTGATACTCGGAGCAAGAATTGGCCGCCACTGCGTGATCGGCGCTAATGCCGTCGTCACAAGCGACATCCCCGATTTCTGCGTCGCCGTCGGCGCACCCGCTCGCGTGGTTCGACACTGGCATCCGGATCGTAAGCAATGGTTAAAGGGCGCACCTTCTGCCCGCGCCGCCTGTTCCGCTAGTGTCACGAACGAAATCAATCATGCTTAG